Below is a genomic region from Astatotilapia calliptera chromosome 13, fAstCal1.2, whole genome shotgun sequence.
GATTTACCCGTGGTCTCcaggaaaaaccaaacaaactgtgtctgtatttaaaacttaacaaatataaaaataatgagcAACAGTGACGTAGAGCGTTGGTGGAGGTGGTGACAATGATTATCGTACGTTCTCTTCAATTTTACGTCTAGAAAGTGCGAATCTCTGCAACCTCAGCCTGGAGGAAAAGTCCAGTTAGCGTTTACGTCCCCTTCACATCACTTCCGCGATTTCCAGAGTTTCACACACTCTGTCTTTGATTTACAAAGACGCGCAAATGTCTTTGGAACTGTCGAAAGATCATatttaaaacagctgaaaacgAGCAGAAGAGATATTTATCTCGGTCACAGCAGAGTCCACAGGGAGTTTCATGTGCTGTAaataactatttacatttcattgaTTGTCATCATTGCCATCGCAGTTTAACCTGAAAAGGTTAAAGTGTCAGAAAACTGTGCAACTATCCAAACATGAAGGTCCTGAACAGAGACGAGCTGCAGGTCGCTGAAGGAGTTCTGCTCAAACACTTACCGAAGAGTTATAAGGTATCTGCGACATAAACCGCGTGTCTTTGTGCTTTACAGCCTCAGCAGCGCTTAAAGGTGTTTCGTGCTTTCAGGTGTACGGTTTCCTGTACGGAATCAACAGGAACAAACCGACTACACTGGAAGTTGTGGTCGATGCGTGGCCTGATTTTAAAGTTATCATCTGCAGACCGGACCCCGAGGTGTGTTTAAATCCCGTCGGAAAACTGTGGATAGCTTTTCAAGACTGAAATCTTTCCATGTCGCATGAtggtgacagcttttgttaATTTCACAGAACAAGCGTGCCTCGATTTTCATGAAAAAAGTGACATACTACAGCACGGATGAACAGAGTTTGAGGAAAATGCTGACAGACGAGAATGCAGTTGATTGGAGCACTTATTTCATGATAGGAGGTGAGCTCAGATCACTGCAGAAAATAAGCACGAAATAAATATGGTGGCTTTTACGTCACTACATTTGACAGCTGTTACTATTTACACAGTTTTATAGACACAACACACTTTGTACAGTGTGATCCATTATTACTAAAGAAGTGTAAGTTACAACAGCTTCATTGATAGCACTGGATCAGCATTATTTAATGGTCATATGGTGATTTTCCTAATGATAGTTACacctttttatgttgttttgctgtttttacaaATTACTGTTTAACCTCTTGCAAGGAAGGAACAACAAACAAAGTATTCaatgtaaattatttttgtcCAACAGGACTTGATGTTTCCCATGCACCAGTCCTCAAACAAGTGTCTTGTGACAGAAGagtaaaatacaaaactgaTATTTTAGTACACCTTCTGTATTTGCAAGACACCAACTATCTGCACATGCCAGCGATTAACAGGTATAATCTGAAAAGCATATGTCACATGAAATATGCTTCAGAGCAATGTAAATTATATTGCTTCTCaacaacttttcttttcttttctttttttttaagtgagctTGAGTCGAGGATTTCGTCTCTTAATCTTTCCCACGTTGACTTGGTGAATAAAACCTGGAAGTTCGGAGGAGACGAGAAGGGTTACAGGAAGATTGAAAACCTAATCAGTAACTTCCCATCATGCTGCATCACAGACAGCCAGGGTCAGCCCGTGTCCTGGATACTCGTATGTGATTACTGTGCTCTGGGAATGTTGTATACGCTGCCAGAGCACAGAGGGAAAGGCTATGCCAAAATCGTGATCAGCACTTTGGCCAAGAAACTCCATGCTGAGGGTTACCCGGTGTTCTGCTACATAGAAGAGGACAATGTGCTGTCCTACAAGCTCTTTAAAAACATGGGCTTCATTGAGGATCCTTCTTACAGGGCTGCATGGTTGGAGTTCAATTTTTTGGATTAGCTTCATGAAACAACTGTACTCATTTTTATCAGGttcataaatgtgtaaaaatataataaaatgaatgaaacacaaataaaaacataattgttaacatttattatttattatcccTATAAAATTGATAGGATCTAGATCAGAATATGATCTATGGAAATATAGTATGAAATGCCCAGAGATGTTCCCTTTCACAATGTCAAAAAAATCCCTCTGAGAATTCCTGGATATGGATCAACTCCATCACTTCTAAGTTGGGCCAACTCCCAACAGCcataacataaaaagaaaaaaaaagataaaattataGGACAGAATTTAAAAGTTATATCTAAATTAAACTGAGCTCCAATGATTCACACTCTGAGCCAGTATCTTCCtattcttcttttggctgctccatTTAAGGGATCACCAAAGCGGATGATTTGCCTCCATCCCAGCTTTGACCAATCTGGTATGGAATTATTCTGAGCTGCATAAAGACTTGGCCAAAACTTTTCCTGGGTCCCTGACACAGTCCTACTCATTTATCCAGACATGAGACTGGCACAAGGACTATAGTGGGTTGtgctacaaaataaaattaatttatttttctcatattCTCACACCATTCTCACTTATATCAGAGAGACTGGGGTGTCTGTAGAGAGTGGAGAGTCCACAGCTGAGGGGAAGAATAAATAAGTAATATGAGGTAGTTATGTGATCTCTCGGCGAGGACAGGTGAGTGAGGTTAATTATGTTATTGGAAGACTAATGAGAAGAAACTATTTTATTTGGCTGTTAAAGAGGGCAGGATTCAGCTGTGTAGGCCAAAGCAATGTCAATAAGGTAACCCAATAATATGTTTTCCCCTGGTACTGAGTGCTTACAATCAAACACCACAGGAGCcaaaagattaaataaaagagataaacgattttaaaaactgattgtAGACCACTATTGTACGGATTAACAAAACAGTCTGATACAGCTAATTGATTCCCCACTAAAAGGCTGCAATGTCTCAGTATGAACAAGAACCACAATAGATTTCAGCTTATTCAGCCTGCAGTCACGAATGTCATGCCACTGTTGCCTTCAATGTGTCTTTTGTGTCCCTTTTCTCACACATACACTCCCGGAGATGTGTCAGCAACTTCCCCTATCCCTCTGCTGTGCAAGAAGTCGTCCATTGTTGTGGTTGCCTGTTCCTTCATATGAGCCGATCCCTTTATTTTAAACACCACTGAGATTAATAGTAAATGTGTCTCCAAAAGCTATTTTTTCATATCTTGCTGTAATTTATTCATACCTCACAGAAATATGTTCTCTTTCTTACTTGAATTGCTGTAAAATTGTCAGCACACCCATTGTTTAACGTcccattttctgttttaataatTCAAAATATAAGTTTCACATTGCTCAGAAAGTGTTTCAGACATTCTTCCACTTATTGTATTGCGTGAGCAGTATTACATTTTATACCAGGATTTTCCTTTGGTCTCCAGAAGAAAGCAGAAATGTTCCcagctgacaggagtgacacctggtgtggtcttctgctgcacaagcccatctgcttcaaggttcggGGTGCAGGACGCTTGGAAGTAATCAGTAGTTATTGAGttaccttcctatcagcttgaagaagtctggccattc
It encodes:
- the LOC113034984 gene encoding glycine N-acyltransferase-like protein 3; amino-acid sequence: MKVLNRDELQVAEGVLLKHLPKSYKVYGFLYGINRNKPTTLEVVVDAWPDFKVIICRPDPENKRASIFMKKVTYYSTDEQSLRKMLTDENAVDWSTYFMIGGLDVSHAPVLKQVSCDRRVKYKTDILVHLLYLQDTNYLHMPAINSELESRISSLNLSHVDLVNKTWKFGGDEKGYRKIENLISNFPSCCITDSQGQPVSWILVCDYCALGMLYTLPEHRGKGYAKIVISTLAKKLHAEGYPVFCYIEEDNVLSYKLFKNMGFIEDPSYRAAWLEFNFLD